TTGCCGTGGCCGGATGGTCTTGGGATAGCCGCTCAGGTCGGTCTTCATGTGATGCTCGTGGGCCACCAGGATGGACCGGTAGGGAGTCTCCTCGTGCGCCCGCATGCCGAAGAGGGTGATCGCTCCGAGCCAGGGGTGGGCCTGCATTACCCGCCACTCCTGCTCGTCCAGACCGGTGGTCTTGTTGAGGATGGTGACGGGCACCCGGGCTTTGCCCACGTCGTGCAGCAGCGCCGTCATTCCCAGGTCGTAGAGCTGGATCCGGGGGAAGCCCAGCTTCTTCCCCAGCGCCACCGAGAAGATGCAGACGTTGACCGAGTGGGTGAAGGTGTACTCGTCATAGTCGCGGATGGTGGTGAGTCCCACCACCGAGGTCTCGTTGTTGAGCACCTGGTCCACGATGAGCTGCACCGCGCGCTTTACCTTCTTCACGCTGGTGGCGCGTCCCAGGCGGACACCGGTGATCACGTCCTTGGTGACCGCGACGCCCTGGGCGTAGACCCGCTTGGCCGCCTCCTTGGCCTGCTCCGCGTCGGGATCGTGCTGGGTGGCGTGCTCGATCTCGAGCCCCTTGACCTGCCCCGCGTCCAGGCGCGCGAAGAGCTCCTCGAAGCGCTCCTCCGGCTGGCCCCGTTCGGACAGACTGAGCAGCAGGCTCAGCAGGATCTGCCACTCCCGGCGGTTGGCGGTGGAATGGATCCGGAGGGCGCCGATGTCGAAGGCGCGGAGGACGGCGAGGATGTGGCTGAAGGAGGCGTAGTTGTCGAGCTCGAGCCGGAGCCGGGTGGCATTCACGAAGATGAAGTCGCCCGCCAGCCGCAGCTCGAGGTCGTTCTCCACGGCCAGCAGCCCGCGCGCGGCGGTGTCCAGGTCGTCGAGCGCCTTCTGGACGGTTGCGTTCTCGACCGGGTAGAGCTTGAGGCTCCGGAGCGCGGTATAGAGCGCCAGCAGCAGGACGCGACCACCGTGGCGGAGCTGGCCCTCCGGCGCGGCGCGGGCGGTGGCGTCGGCCGGCTGGGTCACGTTCCGGTCTCCCGCAGGGCGCGGTTCACGGCGTTCCGCACTACGGGATCCTTGTCGTCGGCCGCGCGCTGCAGCAGCTCGCGGGCCTCCGGGGTGCGGATCTTCCCGAGCGCGATCGCGGCGCAGGCGCGGACCTCGGATGACTGCTTCATCCGCAACATCCCACGCGGCAGCAGTAAGGCGCTGAGCGGCTTGAGGCCGCCAGCGCCCGCGATCGCGCCGTAGGCCTCGAAGAAAGCCATCTTCTCGGTGAGATCCATCTCCTTCACCGCTTTGCCCAGCACGATCGCCTCCACCCGGCGTTGCGCGCCCTTGTATCCCCGGCTCCCCACCACCCGGACGGCCGCCAACCGAACCCCCCGATCGTCGTCGTCCAGTGCCTTGTCGATCAGGGTCATGGCGGCCGGCGTGGCCAGTTGCGCGAGCGCCTGCACACTCGCGAGCCGAACCGCGGGCAGCGGATGCACCACCGTCTCCCCCAACCCGGGGACTGTCTGATGCAGGCCGAGCCGACCGCAGAGGGTCACCACGGGCGCGAGCGCGGGCGACTCTGGATCCTTGAGGATGCGCAACACTTCCGACGGGTGGCTCTCGGCCAGGCGGTCGGCTACGCCCTCGAGCAGCGTGCGCAGGGGCGCGGAGGAAAGATTGGGAATCCAGGTGAGGATCGGCTCCAGCGCCGAGGCGCGGAGCTCCCGCAGCAGCTCGGCCACGTGGGCTTCGCCGGCCAGCGCGGGGGCCTCGTCCAGCGATTGCAGGAGCTGGCTCACGATCGCCGCCTCGCTCAGCTTGGCGACGAAGCCCGTGAGCCGCTCCTTGTGCTCCTCTCGAAGCGCCGAGATGCGTTGTGCCAGCTGCCCGCACTCGCGCAGGATGCTGGCGGCGGTCCGGAAGTCCCCCAGGTTGAGGAAATTAGGAAAGAGATGCTCGACGGCGCTGAGGATCTCACCCCGGATCTCGGGTTCGTTCTGCATCTCGAACAGATCGAACAGCACGTTCAGGGACGCGCCGCGCACGTCTCGGGCGTACTCCTCCTCCACCGCCCGGGCCACCTGGTTGATCTCCTTCTCGTCCAGGAAGTAGAGGGTGGCATCGAACTCGTCGAGGTCGACCACTCCCTTGGGCCGGGGAGGGGCCTCTTCGGCCGCCTGGGCGTGGCGTTGTTTGGCGGCCTGGTCGTCAGCGGCGCCCGCGGTCGCATAGGTGCCGGTCTGCTCCGGCAGCGCGCCCCCGCCCTCGCCGAAGAACTCGATGAACTTGTACTGGATGAGGTCGAATTCCTGCTCCCATAAGAGCGTGAGGAGGTCGTCGCCCGCATCGGCCGCGAGGAAGCGCGCGCGGTTGATCGTCTCCAGGAATCGGGGCAGCTCGTCGAGCTCGGCGCCGTGGGAGATGGTGAGCGAGCGCATCCCGTCCTTGAACAGGCCCCAGGCGAGGCTCTCGCTCTTGTTGAGCTGGTGGTACACCACCTGATCTTCCCAGATGAAATCCGTCTCCGCCACCGTGAGGACCAGCTGATCCAGCGCGGCCCAGACCGGAATGAAGGCGGACCGCAGGTTCTCCGTGGCCCGCTGATAGATGGGATTGTTGGGCAGATACATGTGGTACGCGCGGAGCGCCTTCACCAGGCCGTTGATCAGCTCCGAGATCTGGGACGCGGGAAGCACTTCCGCCGCGGGCTGGCCGGCCGTCACGCGGGTGGCCTCAGCAACTGCGCCACGTGCGCCACGTCCTTGTCGCCGCGCCCGCTGAGACAGAGCAGCACCAGCGCACCGGCCGGCCAGCCTCCCGCCATCCGACGGACCCAGGCGAACGCATGCGCCGTCTCCAGCGCGGGGATGATCCCCTCGAGCCGGCACACCGCCTGGAATGCATCGAGCGCTTCGGCGTCGGTGGCGGACTCGTACGCCACTCGTCCGCTGTCGTGCAGGTAGCTGTGCTCCGGTCCCACCCCGGGGTAGTCCAGACCGGCCGACACCGAGTGGGCGGGTGCCACCTGCCCGTCCGCGTCCTGCAGCAGATAGCTCAGGCTGCCGTGCAGCACCCCGGGCGACCCCGCCTCGAGCGTGGCGCTGTGCAGGCCCGAGGCGAGGCCCTCGCCCGCCGCCTCCACGCCCACCAGCCGCACGCCGGTGTCGTCCAGGAATCCGGCGAAGATCCCCATCGCGTTGGACCCGCCGCCAACGCATGCGACCACGGTGTGGGGCAGCCGCCCGTAGCGGGCCAGCACCTGGCTCCGCGCCTCGCGTCCAATCACCGACTGGAAGTCGCGCACCATGCGGGGGTAGGGATCGGGTCCGACCACCGAGCCGATGATGTAGTGGGTCGTGGGAACGTTGGTCACCCAGTCGCGCAGCGCCTCGTTGGTGGCATCCTTGAGGGTGCGAGTGCCCGAGCCGACGGGCACGACGGTGGCACCGAGCAGCTCCATCCGGTAGACGTTGAGTCGCTGCCGGGCCACATCCTCCTCGCCCATGTACACCACGCACTCGAGCCCGAAGCGAGCGCACACCGTGGCCGTTGCCACACCGTGCTGGCCCGCGCCGGTCTCGGCGATGATCCGCCGCTTGCCCATCCTGACGGCGAGCAGCGCCTGCCCGATCGTGTTGTTGATCTTGTGCGCGCCGGTGTGATTCAGGTCTTCCCGCTTGAGCAGCAGGGTGGCGCCGACCTCGGCTCCGAGCCGCACGGCCTCGGTGATCGGCGACGGGCGCCCCACGAATTCAGTCAGCAGCTGCTCGTATTCGGCCCAGAACCCCGGGTCACCCCGCACGCCGTCGTAGAGCGCCGCGAGATCGTCCAGCGCGGCAACCAGCGTCTCGGGGACGTAGCGGCCGCCGTATGGTCCGAACCGGCCGGCGACCGCCCGCTCAGGTGATGGGGCTAGGGCCAAACAGCGCCTCCAGAAAACTCGAGATTTTGTCGGGGTCCTTGATGCCCGGAAGGTACTCGACCCCTGAACTTACATCGACCACCTCGGGTCGAACGAGTGCCACCGCCCGCGCCACGCTCCCCGGGCTCAGCCCTCCGGCGAGGACCATGGTGTCGCCGGCCAGCCGCGCACGGGCCTCCCGAGCCAGGGCCAGGTCCAGCGAAACGCCCGTCCCGCCCAGAGCATGCGGCACGAGAGGCTCCACCAGCACGGCATCCGCATCGCTCGCCGTCTCCGGAAGCGAGTCCAGGTCGCCGGGCGCGGCGATGCGGGCGACCCGCCACACCACCAGCCCTTCCGCCCGCAATCGGACCGCCGCCGGACGGGAATAGGGCCCGTGCAGCTGGGCCCCGGACAGGCCGGCGGTCCGGCTGATCCGGAGAATCTCCTCGACCGATTGGGTGTCGTAGACTCCGAAGACGGGGACCCCGTTCGCACCGGCGGTCACTTCGGCGGCCCGTTCAGGGGTGACCATCCGGTGTCCAACAGCAAAAACGACGCCCAGGAACGAGGCGCCGGCATCGGCGGCCGCGCTGGCATCCGCCGGCCGGGTGAGCCCGCAGATCTTGGCCCTAACGCGCATGACGCGGGATCCGGCAGAGCCCGGCCATCAGGCCGTCGGGATCGAGGGCGGCCGACAGCGCGGTTCCGATCAGGACAGCGTCGGCACCCGCCGCCGCGGCCCGCTCCACATCGGCCACGGAGGCCATCCCGCTCTCCGCCACGGCAACTCGATCGGCCGGGACCGCCTGGATCACGCGCCACGCGGCCGCGGTATCGATGGCGAACGAATCCAGATCGCGGCTGTTGATGCCCAGGATCCCCGCCCCGACAGAGAGCGCCCGCTCCAGCTCCGCCGGGGTATGTACCTCCACCAAGGCATCCAGCCCGTACTCCCTCGCGGTGGCGAGCAGGAGCTCGAGGCGCGTCGGCTCCAGCGCACGCACGATCAGCAGCACCGCCGCCGCGCCGGCCGCGCGGGCCTCCACGATCTGCAGCTCGTCCAGGATGAAGTCCTTCCGGAGCACCGGCACACCTGCCCGAGTGGCGGCGGTACGGAGGTCATCCACCGAGCCGCCGAAGAACGGTCCGTCGGTCAGCACCGAGATGGCGGCCGCGCCGTGTCTGGCGTAACGCGAGGCCCGCTCCCCCGGGTCGAGATCATCCCGGATCGTGCCTGAGGACGGCGACCGGCGCTTCACCTCGGCGATCACCGCGACGCTCTGCCGCCGGAGCGCGCCGGCAAACGAAGGCGGCGGTGCGGCGTCTCGCGCCTCCCGCTCCAGCGCGCTGCGCCGGCGGCGGAGCCCAGGGAGCTGGTCCCTGGTCGAGATGAGGATCTGGTCCAGAGTGACGGGCATCTTGTCCTTCGGCCGGTCTTCGGGTACTGTTATTCGGGCTCTATTCGGTCGACCGCTGCTGAGGAGGAATCCCGATGCCCCTGACCAAGCGCCAGAGCGAAATTCTCTCCTACCTGCAGGGACACATCCAGGAGCACTCCTACGCGCCCAGCTTCGAGGAGATCGCCGAGCGATTCGGATTCCAGTCCCTCGCCACGGTACACGAGCATCTGACCAATCTCGAGCGCAAGGGCTACATCCGCCGTTCCTACAACGAGAGCCGCTCCATCGAGGTGCTGCCGCCGCGTGGCACGTCGGCCGCCAGTGAGATTCCCCTGCTCGGCAAGGTCGCGGCGGGCACCCCCATCGAGTCGCTCATGCACCAGGAGACCATCGCCGTTCCCGATCAGATGTTGCCGCGCCGGGGGCCGAACTACGCGCTTCGAGTCCAGGGGACGTCCATGATCGACGAGCATATCCTGGACGGAGATCTGGTCGTGGTGCATGGCAAGCAGAGCGCGGAGAACGGCGAGATGGTCATCGCCCTGGTCAACGGGAGCGAAGCCACCGTGAAGAAGTTCTACCGGGAACCGGGTGGCTGGATCCGCCTTCAGCCGGCCAACGCCTCCATGCAGCCGATGCGCTTTCAGGAGCGGGACGTCCTGATCCAGGGCGTCGTGGTCGGAGTCATCCGCAAATACTGAGCGTTTCGCTCTCGCCCCGGGGCGCTGCGGCTCTCAGCCGGTGCAGGGCCTCCATTCCTGCCCCACCGTGCAGCGCCTGTGCAGCGCGTGCGGCGGATTCTTCCAAGGACCAGCCGCGCCCCGACACGTAAAGCGCGCAGGCCGCGTTGAGCAGCACCGCGCAGCGCTCGACCGGCTCACCGCCACCCTGGAGCAGCCGCTCGATCCTGGCGGCGTTCTCCCCGGGCTCGCCGCCTGTCAGGCCATCCAGATCGTCGCAGCGGAGACCGAGCGCCGCGGGATCGATCTGCCAGTGATCGACCCGTCCCTCGCGCACTTCCCACACCTCAGTCCGTCCCGACGGGCTCACCTCGTCCATGCCCACCACGGCGTGCAGCACCAGCGCGTGGATCGCATCCAGACGAGCCAGCGCCGCGGCTACCAGCGGCGCCCGCTCGCGGTCGGCGACCCCGATGACCTGGCGTCGCGCACCCGCGGGATTCGCCAGCGGCCCCAGCAGGTTCATGATGGTGCCGGTCCCGAGCTCCCGCCGCACCGGTCCGACGTGACGCATCGCCGGGTGGTACATCGGAGCGAACAGGAAGACGATTCCGGTCCGCTCCAGCACCCGGGCCGCGGCCTCCGCCGGCAGATCGATTCGCACGCCGAGTGACTCGAGCACATCGGCGGAGCCGGAGCGGGAGGTGTAGCTCCGGTTGCCGTGCTTCGCCACCGGAACACCGGCGCCGGCGGCCACCAGCGCCGCGGCGGTCGAGATGTTCAGGGTGCCCACGCGACCCCCGCCCGTGCCGCAGGTGTCCACCAGCAGCTCGCCGCCGCCCACCTCCAGCCGCAGCATCGCGATGCGGAGCGCGGTGGCCGCGCCCGCGATCTCGTCCGCCGTTTCGCCCTTGGCCCGGAGTCCCATCAGCAGCGCGGCCGTCTGCACCGGGCTCGCCTCGCCCCGCATCAGCACGCCGAACGCGGCGGCGGCGGCGGCGTCCGACAGCGAGGCGCCGAGGGCCAGCTGGTGAAGGGCGAAGCGCAGCGGAGCGTCCTGGGTCACGATGCGTTACGCCATCGGAGTGGTAGGGAGTGAGCGAGTGCGAAAAAGTGTATCCGAGGAAGGGGCCTTTTGTCAATCGTGACAAGCATTTGCGTAGCTTGCTCGGGGGGTCTCGCGGCGCTAGATTTCGGGCCGATGAGCCGGAGCTTTCTCGCCACGCTGCACTACGACGGAACCGGGTTTGTCGGGTGGCAGCGCCAGCCCGCCGGCCGATCGGTCCAGGCCGAGTTCGAGCGCGTACTGGAGCGACTCTGCGGCCGGCGCCTGGTGGCCCACGCGGCCGGCCGTACCGACGCCGGCGTCCACGCCTCCGGCCTCGCCGTCAGCTTCTCGGCGCCGGCCACCTGGACCATCGGATCGCTCCGCCGAGCCCTGAACGCACTGCTCCCTCGCGACTGCTGGGTCGAGTCCCTCCATCTCATGCAGCCGGGCTTTCACGCCCGGAAGAGCGCCATCTCGCGACGCTACCGTTACGACATCGGCCTGGACGAGGCGTCCGCCTCGCCGTTTCGGCGGCCGTTCGAATGGGCCTTGGGGCGGCCGCTCGATGTGGATGCACTCGGCGCCACGGCTCGACTGGTCGCAGGCGAGCACGACTTCCGCGCCTTCGCCGCCAAAGGCGCCCCCAAGCCGCACTACCGCTGCCGGCTCGGCCTCGCGGAGTGGCGCGAGCGCTCGGAGGGCCGGGGCGTGAGCTTCCACGTGGAGGCCGATCGCTTCCTGCACCACATGGTGCGCATGCTGGTCGGGACGATGGTGGACGTGGGACTCGGCCGCCGGCCGGCGGAGGACATCGCCGGTCTGCTGGCGCGAGGGGACAACCAGGAGACCAGTCCTCCGGCGCCGCCCCAGGGTCTCTATTTCGTCGCCGCCACGTATCCTCCCGAGCTGTTCGCCGAGCTCAATGCGGAATCGCAGGCCGTGGCGCATGAGTCGTAGCGGCGCGGTCGTCCTGATTCTCCTGCTCGCCGGCTGCCGCGAGCGACCGGCAGCGGCGCCCGCGGCCAGCAGGCCGGCTCCCCTTCACACCACGACATCGGCGGCCCAGGCCACCGCCATCCGGGCGGATACGCAGGCGGCGGTGGCCAGCTCCCGGCGAACCGCCCTGGTCGCCGCGGTCGAGCGGGCCGCAGGTGCCGTGGTGTCGATCAACGTCACCTCGCACCAGCAGGCGCCACCCAGCTCGCCCTGGGATTTCTTCTTCGTGCCCGAGGGCGCGCGGGTGGTGCAGGGCTACGGCACCGGATTCGTGATCCGACCGAACGGCATCATTCTCACCAATCAGCACGTGGTCGCCAACGCCGACCAGGTGGTGGTGACGCTGACCGACGGCAGCGACGTCCGCGCCAAGGTGCTGGGCGAAGACCCGCTCACGGATATCGCGGTGCTTCGGGTCGACCGCCAGGGACTCCCGGTGGTCACCACGGGGCGCAGCACCGATCTCATGATCGGCGAATGGGTGGTGGCACTCGGCAATCCCTACGCCTACCTGCTGGGGAATGCGGAGCCGACCGTCACCGTGGGCGTGGTGAGCGCCACCGGCCGCAATATCCTGCCGAATCAAGAGCAGACCGGCCTCTACCTGGACATGATTCAGACCGACGCGGCCATCAACCCGGGCAACTCCGGCGGCCCGCTCACCAACGCGTTGGGCGAGGTGGTCGGCATCAACTCCTCCATCTTCAGCAACAGCGGCGGCTCGGTGGGGCTCGGGTTCGCCATTCCGATCGAGCGCGCCCTCCGAGTGGCCGACGAGATCATCCGCAACGGCGCGGTCCGCCGCGCCTGGGTCGGCCTGGATATCCCAGGTGCCGCGGCCATGCGGAATTGGAAGAGCCAGGGCGGCGTGGAGGTCGCGGGCGTGACGCCCGACGGGCCCGCGGCACGCGCGGGGCTACGCACCGGCGACGTGCTGGTGCAGGCCAATGGGCGGCGGCTCCGCAACTACCTCGATTGGGAGGCGGTCAAGCTCGATCTGCACGTGGGCGACGCGGTCGATCTCACCGTGCGGAGCGGCCGGGACACCAGTCAGCGACGGATCGTCACTCGCGACGTGCCCACGGTGACCGCGAAGAAGGTGACGGTTCTGCACGATCTCCAGCTGATCACGGTCACACCCTCGGTCCAGGCCGAGCGGGGGATCCGGAGCGAGCGCGGCGCGCTCATCTTCAAGATCTCGCCGGAGGTGAGCCAGGCCACCGGCCTGCAGCCCGGCGACGTGATCGTGGCGATCAACCGCACCGCGGTGCGGAATGGATCCCAGGTCGAACAGCTGCTCACCGCGCGCTCGGGCGAGCCGATCCGGGTCTACTTCGAGCGGGACGGTCAGATCACCTTCACCGACCTGGCTTTCCGATGACCGACGATCGCTGGCGCTCTCCACTCGGCACTCGCTACGCCTCCCCGGCGATGCAGACGCTGTGGGGCGAGCCCCATCGGATTGGTCTCTGGCGCCGGCTCTGGCTCGCGCTGGCTGAAGCGGAGCGGGAGCTGGGTCTGGATGTACCCGAGGAGGCGCTCGAGCAGATGCGGGCGCAGCTCGACACCGCCGACCTGGCCGCGGCGGCGCGGTACGAGCGCCGCTTCCGCCACGACGTAATGGCGCACATCCACGCCTTCGGTGAGCAGGCGCCGAAGGCGCGCGCCTTCCTGCATCTGGGTGCCACCAGCGCGTTCGTCACCGACAACGCCGACCTGATCGTCATGCGCGAAGGGCTCCGCCTGCTGCTCGGCCGGCTCCTCGCGGTGCTGTCGGCCCTCGAAGGATTCGCCCGGCGTACGGCGGCCATGCCCTGCCTCGCGTACACCCACTTTCAGCCGGCGCAGCTCACCACGGTCGGCAAGCGCACCACGCTCTGGATGCAGGACTTCGCCCTGGACGTGGAGGAAGTAATCCAGCGGCTGGAGACACTGAGATTCCGCGGGTGCCAGGGCACCACGGGGACGCAGGCATCGTTCCTGGAGCTGTTCCAGGGCGACCACGAGAAGGTCCGCGAGCTGGAGCGGCGGGTCACCCGGAAGCTGGGCTTCCGGGAGCAGTTCGCCGTCACCGGCCAGACCTACTCCCGCAAGGCCGACAGCATGGTGCTCGATGGGCTGAGCGGGATCGCCCAGTCGGCGGGGAAGATGGCGGGCGATCTCCGGTTGCTGCAGCACGAGGGCGAGCTGCTGGAGCCGTTCGAGTCGGAGCAGGTCGGCTCCAGCGCGATGGCGTACAAGCGCAACCCGATGCGGGCGGAGCGCATCAGCGGGCTGGCCCGGTTCGTCATCTCGCTCCAGGCCAACGCCGCCCACACCGCCGCGAGCCAGTGGCTGGAGCGGAGCCTCGACGACAGCGCCAACCGCCGGCTCACCCTGCCCGAGGCGTTTCTCGCGGCCGACGCCATCCTGATCCTGGCCACCAACATCGCGGCGGGGCTGGAGCTCAGAGAAGACGTGATTCGCCGCCACGTGGCCGAGCAGATGCCGTTCATGGCCACCGAGCGCTGGCTCATGCTCGGCGTGGCCGGCGGCGGCGACCGGCAGGCGCTGCACGAGGTCATCCGCCAGCACAGCCTCGCCGTCGCCGAGGCGGTCAGCCGGGGCGCCCCCAACGACCTGCTCGACCGGCTCGCGGCCGATCCGGCCTTTCGCTCGGTACCGGCCGCGGCGCTGCGCGCGGAGCTCGATCCCGCCAACTACACCGGCAGGGCCGCCCAGCAAGTGGGCGAATTTCTGGACGAGTATCTGGATCCCCTGCTCCGCCGGGCGCGTCCGCTCGCCGCGGAAGCCGAGACTGCGGAGGTGCGGGTATGACCGTCCTGGCGGAAAGCCGGCTGCCGCTCCCGCTGCTTCGCCGCGGCAAGGTTCGCGAGGTGTACGAGGTGGATGCCGAGCATCTCCTGATGGTCGCGAGCGACCGGGTGAGCGCGTTCGACGTGGTGATGCGCGAAGCGATTCCGAGGAAGGGCGCCGTGCTCACCCAGATCAGCGCCTTCTGGTTCGAGCGCCTCTCCGGAGTGGTGCCGTCACACTTTTTCACCGCGAGCACCCAGCGGATCCTCCAGCGGATCCCCGCGCTGGCCGGGCACGCCGCGGAGCTGGCGGGCCGCGCGATGCTGGTGCGGCGCACCGTCCCGCTGCCCTTCGAGTGCGTGGTGCGGGGCTACCTCTCCGGCTCCGCCTGGGCCGAGTACCGGAAATCGGGAACCCTGGCCGGTGAGACGCTGGCGCCGGGACTAATCGAGAGCGCCCGGTTGGAGCCGCCGCTCTTCTCCCCGGCCACCAAGGCGGAGACCGGACACGACGAGAACGTGACCTTCGGCGCCGTGGCCACGAGCCTGGGCGCCGAGCTTGCCGCCCGCCTTCGCGACGCGAGCTTCGCGGTCTACCGCGCGGGACGAGATTACGCCGCGGAGCGCGGGATCATCATCGCGGACACCAAGTTCGAGTTCGGGACCGACTCGGGCGGCACGCTCCGGCTGATCGACGAGGTGCTGACGCCGGACTCCTCCCGCTTCTGGCCGGCCGATCGCTACCAGCCGGGCCGGAGCCAGCCGAGCTTCGACAAGCAGCCGCTGCGCGACTACCTCGCGGGG
The DNA window shown above is from Gemmatimonadales bacterium and carries:
- a CDS encoding phosphoribosylaminoimidazolesuccinocarboxamide synthase, which encodes MTVLAESRLPLPLLRRGKVREVYEVDAEHLLMVASDRVSAFDVVMREAIPRKGAVLTQISAFWFERLSGVVPSHFFTASTQRILQRIPALAGHAAELAGRAMLVRRTVPLPFECVVRGYLSGSAWAEYRKSGTLAGETLAPGLIESARLEPPLFSPATKAETGHDENVTFGAVATSLGAELAARLRDASFAVYRAGRDYAAERGIIIADTKFEFGTDSGGTLRLIDEVLTPDSSRFWPADRYQPGRSQPSFDKQPLRDYLAGLRTEGRWNGEAPPPPLPADVVDATSRRYLEAFRLLTGRDLEDEA